In Hymenobacter gelipurpurascens, one DNA window encodes the following:
- a CDS encoding valine--tRNA ligase, whose amino-acid sequence MSIAKTYTPADVEAKWYQRWQEQGFFKAKANPRKQPYSVVIPPPNVTGVLHMGHMLNNTIQDVLVRRARMQGKEACWVPGTDHASIATEAKVVALLKEQGIEKKDLTREEFLGHAFAWKEKYGGIILEQLKQLGASCDWDRTRFTMEPELTEAVLRVFVDLHQKGLIYRGIRMVNWDPLGQTAVSDEEVIPKDVMAKMYYLRYEVVGQDGQFLTVATSRPETIMADVAVAVNPNDPRYTHLHGAKVRIPLLGREIPVILDEYVSIDFGTGALKVTPAHDLNDYELGVKHSLPVIDILNNDGSLNEKAVLYVGQDRFAARRNIVKDLEEAGHLVKVEEYASIVQTSERTKAVIEPRLSMQWFLKMEHLAKPALEVVENDTIKLHPAKFKNTYRVWMENVHDWCISRQLWWGQQIPAYYLPDGTYVVALTPAEALERAREQSGNAELQLSDLRQDEDVLDTWFSSWLWPISVFDGFKDPDNADINYFYPTNDLVTGPDILFFWVARMIMAGLEFRKEIPFRNVYLTGIVRDAQGRKMSKQLGNSPDPLDLIKQFGADGVRTGMLFSAPAGNDLLYDEKLVEQGRNFCNKLWNAFRLTQGWEVDAALPFANEKAVEWFSAKLQASLAEMDEHFEKFRMSDALMTVYKLVWDDFCSVYLEMIKPAYQAPIDPETLRLTTGFLETLLKLLHPFMPFITEEIWHELAERGPKDYVCVAAWPKQQPVAGAPELLARMEKALDIVAGVRNIRNQKGLGPNKPLTLAAKTDDAELLLANDAIIRKLASLTEISVVEAAPAASVGFVSGGAEFFVPLEGQIDLGAEKERLSKELEYAQGFRDSVLKKLANEKFVANAKADLVERERQKLADAESKITALEQSLAAL is encoded by the coding sequence ATGTCTATCGCCAAAACCTATACCCCCGCCGACGTTGAAGCCAAATGGTATCAGCGCTGGCAGGAGCAGGGCTTCTTCAAAGCCAAAGCAAACCCCCGCAAGCAGCCGTATTCGGTCGTGATTCCGCCGCCCAACGTGACGGGCGTGCTGCACATGGGCCACATGCTGAACAATACCATTCAGGATGTGCTGGTGCGCCGGGCGCGCATGCAGGGCAAGGAAGCGTGCTGGGTGCCCGGCACCGACCACGCCTCCATTGCCACCGAAGCTAAGGTTGTGGCCTTGCTGAAGGAGCAGGGAATCGAGAAGAAGGACCTCACCCGCGAGGAGTTCCTAGGCCACGCCTTTGCCTGGAAAGAGAAGTACGGCGGCATCATTCTGGAGCAGCTTAAGCAACTAGGCGCCTCCTGCGACTGGGACCGGACGCGCTTCACGATGGAGCCCGAACTCACCGAGGCGGTACTGCGCGTATTCGTGGATCTGCATCAGAAAGGCCTGATTTACCGCGGCATCCGGATGGTGAACTGGGACCCATTGGGCCAGACAGCTGTAAGCGACGAGGAAGTAATTCCGAAGGACGTGATGGCCAAGATGTACTACTTACGTTATGAAGTAGTAGGCCAGGACGGTCAGTTCCTGACCGTGGCTACCTCGCGCCCGGAAACCATTATGGCCGACGTGGCCGTGGCCGTGAACCCCAACGACCCGCGCTATACCCACCTGCACGGCGCGAAAGTGCGCATTCCGCTGTTGGGCCGCGAGATTCCGGTGATTCTGGACGAGTACGTGAGCATCGACTTCGGTACGGGTGCCCTGAAAGTGACGCCCGCCCACGACCTGAACGACTACGAGCTGGGTGTAAAGCACAGCCTGCCGGTTATAGACATCCTGAACAACGATGGCTCGCTGAATGAAAAGGCGGTGCTTTACGTAGGCCAGGACCGCTTTGCCGCGCGCCGCAACATTGTAAAGGATCTGGAAGAAGCCGGCCACCTGGTGAAGGTGGAGGAGTACGCCAGCATCGTTCAGACCTCGGAGCGTACCAAGGCCGTTATTGAGCCGCGCCTCAGCATGCAGTGGTTCCTGAAAATGGAGCACCTCGCCAAGCCGGCGCTGGAAGTAGTAGAAAACGATACCATCAAGCTGCACCCGGCCAAGTTCAAGAACACCTACCGCGTGTGGATGGAGAACGTGCACGACTGGTGCATCTCGCGGCAGCTCTGGTGGGGCCAGCAGATTCCGGCCTACTACCTGCCTGATGGCACTTACGTGGTGGCCCTCACGCCCGCTGAGGCGCTGGAGCGGGCCCGCGAGCAGAGCGGCAATGCCGAGCTGCAGCTCTCTGATCTACGCCAGGATGAGGACGTACTAGATACGTGGTTCTCGTCGTGGCTGTGGCCGATTTCAGTGTTCGATGGGTTTAAGGACCCCGATAACGCCGACATCAACTATTTCTATCCTACCAACGACTTGGTAACGGGTCCGGATATCCTGTTCTTCTGGGTGGCGCGCATGATTATGGCCGGCCTGGAGTTCCGAAAGGAGATTCCGTTCCGCAACGTGTACCTCACCGGCATTGTGCGCGATGCCCAGGGCCGCAAGATGAGCAAGCAGCTCGGCAACTCGCCCGACCCGCTGGACCTCATCAAGCAGTTCGGGGCCGATGGCGTCCGGACGGGTATGCTGTTCTCGGCACCGGCTGGCAACGACTTGCTGTATGATGAAAAGTTGGTGGAGCAGGGCCGTAACTTCTGCAATAAGCTCTGGAATGCCTTCCGTCTCACGCAGGGCTGGGAAGTAGATGCCGCGCTGCCCTTCGCCAATGAAAAAGCGGTGGAGTGGTTCTCGGCCAAGCTGCAAGCCTCGCTGGCTGAGATGGATGAGCACTTCGAGAAGTTCCGGATGAGCGACGCCCTGATGACGGTGTACAAGCTGGTGTGGGACGACTTCTGCTCGGTGTATCTGGAGATGATCAAGCCCGCGTATCAGGCTCCCATCGACCCCGAAACACTGCGCCTTACCACCGGCTTCCTGGAAACGCTCCTGAAGCTGCTGCACCCGTTCATGCCCTTCATCACGGAGGAAATCTGGCATGAGCTGGCGGAGCGCGGCCCCAAGGACTACGTGTGCGTGGCCGCCTGGCCTAAGCAGCAGCCCGTAGCTGGTGCCCCCGAGCTGCTGGCTCGCATGGAAAAGGCGCTGGATATTGTGGCCGGCGTACGGAACATCCGCAACCAGAAAGGCCTAGGTCCCAACAAACCCCTGACGCTGGCCGCCAAAACCGACGACGCGGAGTTGCTATTGGCCAACGACGCCATCATCCGCAAGCTGGCTTCCCTCACGGAAATCAGTGTGGTGGAAGCGGCTCCGGCTGCCTCCGTCGGCTTCGTCTCGGGTGGTGCGGAGTTCTTCGTGCCGCTGGAAGGTCAGATCGACCTGGGCGCCGAGAAGGAGCGTCTCTCTAAGGAGCTGGAATACGCCCAAGGTTTCCGCGACTCCGTGCTGAAGAAGCTGGCCAACGAGAAGTTCGTGGCCAATGCCAAAGCCGACCTCGTAGAGCGTGAGCGGCAGAAGCTGGCTGATGCTGAGTCGAAAATTACGGCGCTGGAGCAAAGCCTAGCGGCTCTCTAG
- the katE gene encoding catalase HPII encodes MSKSKTPSTPTNAKLDELAQNREDSTGQLLTTNQGLRVNDDQNSLKAGERGPTLLEDFILREKITHFDHERIPERVVHARGVAAHGYFEAYDTGSQYSKADFLKAGTRTPVFTRFSTVAGSRGSSDLARDVRGFAVKFYTQQGVFDLVGNNMPVFFIQDAIKFPDFVHAVKPEPHNEIPQAASAHNTFWDFVSINPEATHMVLWAMSDRAIPRSLRMMEGFGVHTFRLIDAAGKARFVKFHWKPKLGTHSVVWDEALQISGKDPDFHRRDLWNAIEDGAYPEWELGVQIVEEEDEMKFDFDLLDATKLIPEELVPVTILGKMVLDRNPDNYFAETEQVAFHLGHVVPGIDFSNDPLLQGRLFSYTDTQLKRLGGPNFHEIPINRSLSPIHNGQRDGHMRQQINVGQTSYSPNLVNDNSPRQAKQSEGGFASYQERVDGNKVRARSQSFKDHYSQARLFWNSQSAPEKAHIVKALRFELGKVELESIRERMLVQLSQVDDSLASRVAEGLGLSVPSAKGVQLNLAVPADADPATYQSVPVKDKQASSPALSIAVDSPINAGKTSIATRQVAILAADGVDGAAIASLKKALEAAGAKAKLVAPRLGQLRPANGDTLTIDFSLQTTASVMFDAVFVPGGEKSVQTLRQQPDAVHFINEAYKHCKPIAASGAGVELLKAAAYAGAEDILTGDGVLLSKDGEAAPIDSFLKAMAQHRFWSREMKAEPKV; translated from the coding sequence ATGAGCAAGTCTAAAACACCCTCCACCCCAACCAACGCTAAGCTCGACGAGTTGGCGCAGAACCGCGAAGACAGCACCGGCCAGCTGCTAACCACCAATCAGGGCCTACGCGTCAACGACGACCAGAATTCCCTGAAAGCCGGCGAGCGGGGGCCAACGCTACTAGAAGACTTTATTCTCCGCGAAAAAATCACCCACTTCGACCATGAGCGGATTCCGGAGCGCGTGGTGCATGCCCGCGGCGTGGCGGCCCACGGCTATTTCGAGGCCTACGATACCGGCTCCCAGTATTCCAAAGCCGATTTCCTGAAGGCCGGTACCCGCACACCGGTATTCACGCGCTTTTCTACCGTGGCGGGTTCGCGCGGCTCCAGCGACCTGGCCCGCGACGTGCGCGGCTTTGCCGTGAAATTCTATACCCAACAGGGGGTATTTGATCTGGTGGGCAATAACATGCCGGTATTCTTTATTCAGGATGCCATCAAGTTCCCGGATTTCGTGCATGCCGTGAAGCCGGAGCCGCACAACGAGATTCCGCAGGCGGCCTCGGCCCACAATACCTTTTGGGACTTCGTTTCCATCAATCCAGAGGCTACGCACATGGTGCTGTGGGCTATGTCGGATAGGGCTATTCCGCGCAGCTTGCGCATGATGGAGGGCTTTGGGGTGCACACCTTCCGGCTGATTGATGCGGCCGGGAAAGCCCGTTTCGTAAAATTCCATTGGAAACCGAAGCTCGGCACCCACTCCGTGGTGTGGGATGAGGCCCTGCAGATTTCCGGCAAAGACCCCGACTTCCATCGCCGCGACCTGTGGAATGCCATTGAGGACGGCGCCTACCCCGAGTGGGAATTGGGCGTACAGATTGTGGAGGAGGAAGATGAAATGAAGTTCGATTTCGACCTGCTGGACGCTACCAAGCTGATTCCGGAGGAACTGGTGCCCGTAACCATACTCGGTAAAATGGTGCTCGACCGCAACCCCGATAACTACTTCGCCGAAACCGAGCAGGTCGCCTTCCACCTGGGCCACGTGGTACCGGGCATCGACTTCAGCAACGACCCGCTGCTCCAGGGCCGGCTGTTTTCCTATACCGATACGCAGCTCAAGCGCCTGGGCGGCCCGAATTTCCACGAAATTCCGATTAACCGCTCCCTCTCTCCCATCCACAACGGGCAGCGCGATGGCCACATGCGCCAGCAGATCAACGTAGGCCAGACCAGCTACAGCCCTAATCTGGTCAACGATAATTCGCCCCGCCAGGCCAAGCAATCAGAAGGCGGGTTTGCCAGCTACCAGGAGCGCGTGGATGGCAACAAGGTGCGCGCCCGCAGCCAGAGCTTCAAAGACCACTACAGCCAGGCCCGCTTGTTCTGGAACAGCCAGAGCGCCCCGGAGAAGGCCCACATTGTGAAAGCCCTGCGCTTTGAGCTGGGCAAAGTGGAGCTGGAATCTATCCGGGAGCGGATGCTGGTGCAGCTAAGCCAGGTAGATGATTCGCTGGCTTCCCGCGTGGCCGAAGGCCTAGGCCTGTCGGTGCCCTCAGCGAAAGGCGTTCAGCTGAATCTGGCCGTTCCCGCCGATGCCGATCCGGCCACGTACCAATCGGTACCGGTGAAGGACAAACAAGCGTCTTCGCCTGCTCTGAGCATCGCCGTCGATAGCCCCATTAATGCCGGCAAAACCAGCATTGCCACCCGCCAGGTAGCTATTCTGGCGGCCGATGGTGTAGACGGTGCCGCCATTGCCAGCCTGAAAAAAGCGCTGGAAGCGGCAGGTGCCAAAGCGAAGCTGGTGGCCCCGCGCCTAGGCCAGTTGCGGCCAGCCAACGGTGACACCCTGACCATCGATTTCAGCCTGCAAACCACGGCTTCTGTGATGTTCGATGCGGTATTTGTGCCCGGTGGCGAGAAGAGCGTGCAAACCCTACGCCAACAGCCCGACGCGGTGCATTTCATCAATGAGGCCTACAAGCACTGCAAACCTATTGCCGCCTCAGGAGCGGGCGTTGAGCTGCTGAAAGCCGCTGCGTATGCCGGCGCCGAAGACATCCTGACCGGCGACGGAGTACTACTAAGCAAAGACGGTGAAGCTGCCCCTATCGATTCCTTTCTGAAAGCCATGGCCCAACACCGCTTCTGGAGCCGCGAGATGAAAGCCGAGCCGAAAGTCTAG
- a CDS encoding thioredoxin family protein: MRLRIVLFLFALLTAAGAHAQSTAATWNSDLTAALQQAKATNKPILAVFSGSDWCKPCIMLKQEVFDKSEFEQFAKDKFVLTRFDFPRSKKNKLPANQTKINEQAAAQFNKEGSFPLVVLISPEGKVLAKTGYRPGGVAAYDAHLTQLLAKK, translated from the coding sequence ATGCGTTTACGTATTGTTCTCTTTCTTTTTGCGCTGCTGACAGCGGCCGGAGCCCATGCCCAATCAACGGCAGCTACCTGGAACTCCGACCTGACCGCCGCGCTGCAGCAGGCCAAAGCCACCAACAAGCCCATACTGGCCGTTTTTTCGGGCTCCGATTGGTGCAAGCCCTGCATCATGCTCAAGCAGGAAGTATTTGACAAGTCCGAGTTTGAGCAGTTTGCCAAGGATAAGTTTGTGCTGACGCGCTTCGACTTTCCGCGCAGCAAAAAGAACAAGCTGCCGGCCAACCAAACCAAAATCAATGAGCAGGCCGCCGCTCAGTTCAATAAGGAAGGCTCTTTCCCACTGGTTGTCCTGATTTCGCCAGAGGGCAAAGTGCTGGCCAAAACCGGCTACCGCCCCGGCGGCGTAGCTGCCTACGACGCCCACCTCACGCAATTGCTGGCTAAAAAATAA
- a CDS encoding FAD:protein FMN transferase has translation MPYLLNWPCALRSKALLLLTTGLLAGSTVAAAQTKPAPAKPRNFTRSAHLMGSHFTFTAVSSDDSLAWRAIRAGIREASRIDRLCSYWDSTSQITQVNRAAGLRPVVVDQEVYDLIARTLKLSELSGGAFDITFAGGEKIYKFDRQEHAALPAPEVVKASVARISYKKVLLDPAQHSVMLQDKGMRMNLAGILQGYGVRRAQALMKQMGIRGGLINGSGDVSCWGKQADGSGWRIAIGDPAFPQSVSSWLTVSDMAVVTAGNYEQYFTVKGQYYGHIINPHTGYPAIGLRSVTIICPDVELADGLDEVVFVLGPEEGLAFINRLKGVDCTLITNDGRTLASKGMQVNYYHNAGAPTSAATSAPKP, from the coding sequence GTGCCTTACCTGCTGAACTGGCCTTGCGCGCTGCGCTCAAAGGCCCTTCTGTTGCTTACTACTGGCCTACTAGCAGGTAGCACTGTGGCCGCAGCCCAAACCAAACCCGCTCCGGCCAAGCCGCGCAACTTCACCCGTTCGGCCCACCTGATGGGCTCCCATTTTACCTTCACGGCCGTTTCCAGTGATGATTCGCTGGCGTGGCGCGCTATTCGGGCGGGCATCCGGGAGGCCAGCCGCATCGACCGGCTGTGCTCCTACTGGGACTCTACTTCGCAAATTACGCAGGTAAACCGCGCGGCTGGCCTACGCCCCGTGGTGGTAGATCAGGAAGTGTACGACCTGATTGCACGCACGCTCAAACTCTCCGAGCTCAGCGGCGGCGCCTTTGACATCACCTTCGCCGGGGGCGAGAAGATCTATAAGTTCGACCGTCAGGAGCATGCCGCTTTACCGGCACCGGAAGTGGTGAAAGCCTCGGTGGCGCGCATCAGCTACAAAAAGGTACTCCTCGACCCTGCCCAACACTCTGTGATGCTCCAGGACAAAGGCATGCGCATGAACCTGGCCGGCATTCTGCAGGGCTACGGCGTGCGGCGCGCCCAGGCCCTGATGAAGCAGATGGGCATCCGGGGCGGCCTCATCAACGGTTCCGGCGACGTATCGTGCTGGGGTAAGCAGGCGGATGGCTCCGGCTGGCGCATCGCCATCGGCGACCCGGCTTTTCCGCAGTCGGTGTCGTCGTGGCTGACGGTGTCGGACATGGCTGTCGTCACGGCCGGCAACTACGAGCAGTATTTCACGGTGAAGGGCCAGTACTACGGCCACATCATCAACCCCCACACCGGCTACCCTGCTATTGGCCTACGCTCCGTCACTATCATCTGCCCCGATGTCGAGCTGGCCGATGGCCTCGATGAAGTGGTATTTGTGCTGGGTCCCGAAGAAGGCCTGGCGTTTATCAACCGTCTCAAAGGCGTGGACTGTACGCTCATCACCAACGATGGCCGCACGCTAGCTTCTAAAGGCATGCAGGTCAATTATTACCATAACGCTGGCGCGCCTACTTCGGCCGCTACATCTGCTCCCAAACCATGA
- a CDS encoding DUF4266 domain-containing protein — translation MTYSTLTRLALSGLVLLSGSGLTGCVSVAAYQKVYLNDEDMKLANKRIEVYETNFESYREGAGGANGGKVGGGCGCN, via the coding sequence ATGACCTATTCTACCCTGACCCGACTGGCCCTGAGTGGCCTAGTGCTACTCAGTGGCAGTGGCCTTACTGGCTGCGTATCGGTAGCGGCCTACCAGAAAGTGTACCTCAACGACGAGGACATGAAGCTGGCCAATAAGCGCATTGAGGTGTACGAAACCAACTTTGAAAGCTACCGCGAAGGCGCTGGCGGCGCCAACGGCGGCAAAGTAGGCGGCGGCTGCGGCTGCAATTAA
- a CDS encoding DUF3570 domain-containing protein encodes MPRFYPSLTAALVLLPVLAWSQATPTPNRVDGYGAPSTTVPSPPDPSNHGETEVNILTSYYSQDGNHSAVEGGQGTQQLTDLTPTIILNVPLDSVTRVSANLGMDYYASASTDRIDQVLSSPSSHDSRYHLDLGLSRQLADKRTIVGVGAGFSKEYDYISGNVTASWAHASVDGNRELSVGAQAFFDRATLILPVELRRGGGGEHGSGFDTRQSYNLNIVYSQVISQRLQLAVSTELVAQRGLLSTPFHRVYFRETGGSFGTARTELLPRQRYKYPVGLRATYYATDLVQVRSFYRFYNDNFGIRANTIELETPLKVTPFFVLYPFYRYHTQTAAKYFAPYLEHSIQDEFYTSDYDLAAFSSNKIGLGLRYSPVYGIGRFKTPFGGRVAKFKALDLRYAYYRQSTGLTASLISADLSFTMP; translated from the coding sequence ATGCCCCGCTTCTACCCTTCCCTCACCGCCGCGCTGGTGCTGCTGCCCGTGCTGGCCTGGTCGCAGGCCACGCCCACGCCGAACCGCGTAGATGGCTACGGCGCCCCCTCTACTACCGTTCCGAGTCCGCCCGACCCCAGCAACCACGGCGAAACCGAGGTGAACATTCTCACGAGCTACTACTCACAGGATGGCAACCACAGCGCCGTGGAAGGCGGCCAAGGCACCCAGCAGCTCACCGACCTCACGCCGACCATCATCCTGAACGTGCCCCTCGACTCGGTGACGCGCGTATCAGCCAACCTGGGCATGGACTACTACGCCTCCGCCTCCACCGACCGGATTGACCAGGTGCTGTCCTCGCCGTCTTCCCACGACTCGCGCTACCACCTCGACCTGGGACTCTCGCGCCAGCTCGCCGATAAGCGCACCATTGTGGGCGTGGGCGCCGGTTTTTCTAAGGAATACGATTATATCTCGGGAAACGTCACGGCTTCGTGGGCCCATGCTTCCGTTGACGGAAACCGGGAGCTGAGCGTTGGCGCGCAGGCTTTTTTCGATAGGGCTACCCTTATTCTGCCGGTAGAACTGCGCCGCGGTGGCGGCGGAGAACACGGCTCGGGTTTCGATACGCGCCAGAGCTACAACCTCAACATCGTCTACTCGCAAGTGATCAGCCAGCGCCTGCAGCTGGCCGTGAGCACCGAGCTAGTGGCTCAGCGTGGGCTGCTGAGCACGCCCTTCCATCGGGTGTATTTCCGCGAGACCGGCGGCTCATTTGGCACGGCCCGGACGGAACTGCTGCCGCGCCAGCGCTACAAATACCCGGTAGGCCTACGCGCCACCTACTATGCCACAGATCTGGTACAGGTGCGCAGTTTCTACCGTTTCTATAACGATAACTTCGGCATCAGGGCCAATACAATTGAGCTGGAGACTCCCTTGAAGGTGACGCCCTTTTTTGTGCTCTATCCGTTCTACCGCTACCATACCCAAACGGCCGCCAAGTACTTCGCGCCCTATCTGGAGCACTCCATTCAGGACGAGTTTTATACCTCCGACTACGACCTAGCGGCCTTCTCCTCCAACAAGATAGGCCTAGGTCTGCGCTACTCGCCCGTGTACGGTATCGGGCGCTTCAAAACGCCCTTCGGGGGCCGCGTGGCCAAGTTCAAAGCCCTGGACCTACGCTACGCCTACTACCGCCAGAGCACTGGTCTCACCGCCAGCCTAATCAGCGCCGACTTATCGTTTACCATGCCATAG